TACACCAAGCCTTAAGCAGTCCCAGAACGGTGGAAACGCTGGAAAAAGCCAGAGAACACTGGGGAGTTCAAGTCGGCTTTACCCTCGTGATTGGTGCTGACTTAATTAGCCAGATGCCGCGTTGGTATCAAATTGATCAATTGTTAAAACAAGTGGAATTGCTTGTAGTACCACGTCCGGGTTATGAAATAGACGAGGTGGGTTTAGAGGAGTTGAGGCAACTTGGAGCCAAAGTGGCGATCGCAGACCTGAAAGCACCCGCCGTTTCCTCCACAGCGTATCGTGAGAATGGAGATACACAAGCTGTGACACCTCCCGTTGAGGACTATATTCATCGAGAACAATTGTACACATGCCAGGACGCGGCACCCAGAAGCTAAATAAAAAAGCACTAGCTGACTTTAAAGTTGGAGTTGATAATGTAATTTTTTCTGTTGATACTCAGCAAAATCGCCTACTTGTGCTGTTGGTGATGCGCCAAGATGAGCCATTCTTAGGGCAGTGGAGTTTGCCAGGGACATTAGTCCGCAAAGGAGAATCGTTAGAAAATGCCGCTCA
The Microcoleus sp. AS-A8 genome window above contains:
- a CDS encoding nicotinate-nucleotide adenylyltransferase, whose amino-acid sequence is MVNIALFGTSADPPTAAHQAIINWLSDHYDYVAVWASDNPFKSHQTPLQHRSQMLRLLIEGIEPPRRNVTLHQALSSPRTVETLEKAREHWGVQVGFTLVIGADLISQMPRWYQIDQLLKQVELLVVPRPGYEIDEVGLEELRQLGAKVAIADLKAPAVSSTAYRENGDTQAVTPPVEDYIHREQLYTCQDAAPRS